A window from Leguminivora glycinivorella isolate SPB_JAAS2020 chromosome 16, LegGlyc_1.1, whole genome shotgun sequence encodes these proteins:
- the LOC125234622 gene encoding cuticle protein 7-like, protein MLYITRPENDRGTVHFAGSLENLVSNMNSYIVVSCLLAFVAIASANPPATLSYLPLATIENIPNPSYGFNYAVNDPATGDNKAQWETRNGDVVQGAYSLVEPDGNVRVVEYTADSLRGFNAVVKRTGPNVHSVGLAAAPAVIAPIAPIAPIAHAPIAAIDPEPIVHSPIITPVIDTAPIIAPYDVYPILPPLEPWVHLSGATYGHKGNIVRRWTAGPISLAGQKLTIRTKH, encoded by the exons ATGTTGTATATAACGCGGCCGGAAAACGACAGGGGCACAGTGCACTTCGCTGGCTCACTGGAGAACCTTGTTAGCAACATGAACTCATACATTGTG GTATCCTGCCTTTTGGCATTCGTTGCCATCGCCTCAGCAAACCCCCCGGCCACGCTCTCATACCTCCCCTTAGCGACCATCGAGAATATC CCGAACCCAAGCTACGGGTTCAACTACGCCGTGAACGACCCGGCCACGGGCGACAACAAGGCACAGTGGGAGACGCGCAACGGCGACGTCGTCCAGGGCGCCTATTCGCTCGTGGAGCCCGACGGGAACGTCCGAGTCGTCGAGTACACTGCAGATTCGCTGCGTGGCTTCAACGCCGTTGTAAAGAGGACTGGCCCTAACGTGCACTCGGTGGGGCtggccgccgcgcccgccgtcATCGCGCCGATCGCTCCTATCGCCCCGATCGCGCACGCCCCCATCGCAGCCATCGACCCCGAGCCCATCGTGCACAGCCCGATCATCACCCCCGTCATCGACACCGCGCCCATCATCGCCCCTTACGACGTGTACCCGATCCTGCCGCCCCTGGAGCCCTGGGTGCACCTCTCGGGCGCCACCTACGGCCACAAGGGCAACATCGTCCGCCGCTGGACCGCCGGGCCCATCTCTCTCGCCGGACAAAAGCTGACCATTCGAACCAAGCACTGA